CCAGTCCACCAACGTGATGCCGTCTCCGGTCACGGTGTCCTGGAAGGTGTCGGCAGTCAGGTTGATCGTGGTCATGATGGCCTTTCCTCGGGTACCTCATGGTCAACGTTCACGTCCACTGTGACATTCCGGTGGTTGCGGCATGATCGGTCCATGGACCGCAGATCCGTCATCACCGCCGGGGCCGCCCTCGGGGCGATGTGGCTCGCGGGCTGTCGGGGCGGCGAGGAGTCGGCCCGCCCCCGTGGTTCCACCGGCGCCCCGCCCCCGTCGCCACCGTCGAGCGCCGCGACCCCCGAGCCGATCGATCCCCGGTTGGACGGCACCGTGGCCACGGGCCTGAACGTGCCCTGGGCGATCGTCTTCCTGGCCGACGGCACCGCCCTGGTCACCCAGCGCGACGACGCGTCGATCGTGCGGGTCGCGCCGGACGGCCGGGTGACACCGGTCGGTGACGTTCCCGGGGTCGCGCCCGGGGGAGAGGGCGGGCTGCAGGGACTCGCCGTCGCACCCGGCGACGAGTCCGCCCTGTTCGCCTACCTCACCGGGCCGGACGACAACCGCGTCGTTCGTCTGGACTTCGACGGTGAGCGCATCGGCCGGGCCGAGCCGATCCTGACCGGGATGGCGAAGGCGTTCAACCACCAGGGCGGTGCGTTGACCTTCGATCGTCAGGGGCACCTGTTCGTGGCGGTCGGTGACGCGGCCCGGGCCGAGACGGCCCAGGATCGTGACTCGCTCAACGGCAAGATCCTGCGGATCGACCAAGAGGGTCGGGCGGTCGACGGCAACCCCTTCGGCAACCGGGTCTGGTCCCTCGGGCACCGCAACGTCGAGGGTCTGGCCTGGGACGGCTCCGGGCGGCTGTGGGCCAGCGAGTTCGGCGACCAGCGCACCGACGAGCTCAATCGCATCGTCAAGGGCGGCAACTACGGCTGGCCGCAGGTGGAGGGCGACGGCGGTGACGACCGGTTCGTCCGTCCGGCCGCCACGTGGTCGACGCAGGAGGCGTCACCGGCCGGCCTGGCGATCAGCGGCGAGCGGGCGTTCCTCGCGGCCCTGCGCGGCGAGCGGTTGTGGCAGGTCCCGTTGGACGGCGCGCAGGCCGGCAGGCCGCGGGCGTTCCTGACCGGGGAGCTGGGCCGGCTGCGTTCGGTGGCGGTGGCTCCCGACGGCTCGCTGTGGGTGGGGACGTCGAACACCGACGGCCGCGGGCAGGTGCGCCGCGGCGACGACCGCATCGTCCGCGTCGCCATCTCGGCGTGAAAGATCTCTGGTCATTTCAGCGCTTTGTGGTTATCGTCGACAGCGGGGGATGACTCGGAGCACCGACGTCATGGGGAATGCAGCGCCTCTGGGTTTACGTGCCCACGTCACGCTCGGATCGTCTCCCGCCGCCCCTCGTGTCCGCTTCGGAACGCGAGGTGCACCGGCGGTTCGCCGCCCTGTGAGTCCGGCTCCCTCCCGGCACTGACAGCAAGAACCCCACCACCTCGCGGTGGTGGGGTTCTTGGCGTCCTGCGGGTCTCAGAGCGGCCGGATGTTGGCAGCCTGGAGGCCCTTCTGTCCCTGCTCGACGTCGAACTCGACCTTCTGGTCCTCGTTCAGCGAGCGGTAACCGTTGGTCTGGATCGCGCTGTAGTGCGCGAACACGTCCTCGCCGCCGTCATCGGGGGCGATGAAGCCGAAGCCCTTGTCGGCGTTGAACCACTTGACGGTACCGGTGGCCATGGTCGTTCTCCTCTTCGATCCTTCTGGCGATGGTCGAACGCGCTCTTCACGCTCGACGGTCGCGACGCACATCCAACTGCGAGAGGAACCACGCCCCGATAGGGAACTGCATCCCTTTGCTGTCCAACGTCGTGCAACTGCGACCACCCTACGACAACCGGACCGAGCCGGGGAGTCCCCAATTGCCACCTGTTCGAGTGAATCTCAGGTGAATCCGGCGCGTCCGTTGCGCGCCACAAGGGACTACGTCGGTATAGTCAGTTAGAACCACTCCCGAAAGAGAGTGGGGTCACCGGTTTTCCGGGGGCCGTGCGGGGGGCGTGCATCCGGGGGGACGGCACGTCCCCCGCTCCTTTTGCGCCGCGCGCCACGGCTCAGCCGAGGTCGTAGTCGATCGTCAGCGGCGCGTGGTCGGACCACCGCTCGCCCCAGCTCGGGGCGCGGTCCACGGTGGCGACCCGGGCCGCGGCCGCCAGTTCGGGCGTGGCGAGCTGGTAGTCGATCCGCCAGCCGGTGTCGTTGTCGAACGCCTGGCCGCGCATGGACCACCACGTGTACGGGCCCTCGACCGGGCCGGCCAGGTGGCGGTGCACGTCGTACCAGCCCAGGTCACCGAAGAACTGGTCGAAGTAGGCGCGCTCCTCGGGCAGGAACCCGGCCTTCTTGAGGTTGCCCTTCCAGTTGCGGATGTCCAGCTCGGTGTGGCCGACGTTGAGGTCGCCGGTGACGAGGGCGTGCCCGTCCATGGCGCCCAGCTCGGCCATGCGCTTGGTCATCTGGTCCAGGAAGCGGTACTTCTCCTCCTGGCGCGGCGTGCCGGCCTCGCCGGAGTGGACGTACACGCTGACCACCGTGAGGACCGAGCCGTCGGGCAGGGTCAGGTCGGCCTCGATCCAGCGGCCCGAGTCGTCGAAGAACGCGTCACCGTTGCCGACCCGGTGACTGGTCGGCTCGAGGCGGCTGAGCACGGCCACGCCGGAGCGGCCCTTCGCGGCGGCCTCGGTGTGGACCACGTGGTAGTCCGTGCCCTCGAGGATCTCGTGCACGATCGCGTCGGGAGCGCGGACCTCCTGCAACGTGATGATGTCGGCGTCGCGGCTCTCGAGCCACTCCTTCATCCCCTTGCGCCATGCGGCGCGGATGCCATTGACGTTGACGGTCGAGATCCTGAGCACCTGATCGAGGATAGTCGTCGGCCCCGACGCTCCCGGCCGCCGGTGAGGTCAGGGCGAGAAGGGCGGACGCTCGTCGAGGCGGATCGACTGGCGACCCGCCCACCGCCACGCCCGCGCGGTGAGGTCGCGGTCCTCGTCGGTGACGAGGTTGCCCATGACCCGCAGCGCGATCGTCATCAGCCGGTGCGAGCGCATCCCGACCGGGCCGGCCGTCGGCAACAGGTGCGGCACGGTGAGCAGGCCCGCCAGCCGCCGCGCGAGGGAGAACGCGGGGCCGTAGTGGGCGGTCAGCATCGCCGGCCAGGCCTCGGCGGGGGAGTCG
Above is a window of Aeromicrobium senzhongii DNA encoding:
- a CDS encoding PQQ-dependent sugar dehydrogenase codes for the protein MDRRSVITAGAALGAMWLAGCRGGEESARPRGSTGAPPPSPPSSAATPEPIDPRLDGTVATGLNVPWAIVFLADGTALVTQRDDASIVRVAPDGRVTPVGDVPGVAPGGEGGLQGLAVAPGDESALFAYLTGPDDNRVVRLDFDGERIGRAEPILTGMAKAFNHQGGALTFDRQGHLFVAVGDAARAETAQDRDSLNGKILRIDQEGRAVDGNPFGNRVWSLGHRNVEGLAWDGSGRLWASEFGDQRTDELNRIVKGGNYGWPQVEGDGGDDRFVRPAATWSTQEASPAGLAISGERAFLAALRGERLWQVPLDGAQAGRPRAFLTGELGRLRSVAVAPDGSLWVGTSNTDGRGQVRRGDDRIVRVAISA
- the cspE gene encoding transcription antiterminator/RNA stability regulator CspE, which translates into the protein MATGTVKWFNADKGFGFIAPDDGGEDVFAHYSAIQTNGYRSLNEDQKVEFDVEQGQKGLQAANIRPL
- a CDS encoding exodeoxyribonuclease III; this encodes MLRISTVNVNGIRAAWRKGMKEWLESRDADIITLQEVRAPDAIVHEILEGTDYHVVHTEAAAKGRSGVAVLSRLEPTSHRVGNGDAFFDDSGRWIEADLTLPDGSVLTVVSVYVHSGEAGTPRQEEKYRFLDQMTKRMAELGAMDGHALVTGDLNVGHTELDIRNWKGNLKKAGFLPEERAYFDQFFGDLGWYDVHRHLAGPVEGPYTWWSMRGQAFDNDTGWRIDYQLATPELAAAARVATVDRAPSWGERWSDHAPLTIDYDLG